One genomic segment of Pseudomonadales bacterium includes these proteins:
- a CDS encoding peptidylprolyl isomerase yields the protein MGSEAIGAGSRVRLCFSLATAEGELIDSNFGGPGAELVQGDGALPGYFETCLLGLVAGDRRSFQVAPEQGFGVVNPANRQWFNRDRFSADLTLEQGVVISFADPGGGELPGVVLAVEADRVCIDFNHPLAGMTLLFEVEILSVDNGQAEEGRQ from the coding sequence ATGGGCAGTGAGGCCATCGGCGCCGGCAGCCGGGTCAGGCTCTGCTTTTCGCTGGCGACGGCAGAGGGCGAGCTGATCGACTCCAACTTTGGTGGTCCCGGTGCCGAGCTGGTGCAGGGAGACGGCGCGCTCCCTGGTTATTTCGAAACCTGTCTGCTGGGACTGGTGGCCGGTGATCGGCGCAGCTTTCAGGTGGCGCCCGAGCAGGGCTTTGGCGTGGTCAATCCAGCCAATCGGCAATGGTTCAACCGTGACCGTTTCAGCGCCGATCTGACGCTGGAACAGGGCGTGGTGATCTCGTTCGCCGACCCTGGCGGCGGTGAACTGCCCGGAGTGGTGCTGGCGGTCGAGGCCGATCGGGTCTGCATCGATTTCAACCACCCGCTGGCCGGCATGACACTGCTGTTCGAGGTGGAGATCCTGTCGGTCGACAATGGTCAGGCAGAGGAGGGGCGGCAGTGA